Proteins found in one Vagococcus carniphilus genomic segment:
- a CDS encoding ABC transporter permease, which translates to MFSLYFTALKSLAVKETNRYLRIWVQTLVPPVITTSLYFIIFGKMIGGRIGEMGGFTYMEFIVPGLIMMSAITSSYSNVSSSFFSQKFQKNIEELLVAPVPTHVIIWGFVSGGVGRSLLVGSLVTIISLFFVPLNVFSWGIVIVTLLMTAILFSLAGLINGIFAQSYDDVSIVPTFVLQPLTYLGGVFYSISMLPPVWQAVSKVNPIVYMISGFRYGFLGTEDVPLGISLTIIIGFIIVLYSVCWYLINKGRGLRS; encoded by the coding sequence ATGTTTAGTTTATATTTTACAGCCTTAAAAAGCTTAGCCGTTAAAGAAACAAATCGATATTTGCGTATTTGGGTTCAAACCCTTGTTCCACCAGTTATTACAACCTCTCTTTATTTTATTATTTTTGGTAAAATGATTGGTGGTCGTATTGGAGAAATGGGTGGGTTTACATATATGGAATTTATTGTTCCAGGTTTAATTATGATGTCAGCCATTACAAGCTCTTATTCTAATGTTTCTTCTTCCTTTTTCTCACAGAAGTTTCAAAAAAATATTGAAGAATTACTAGTTGCACCAGTTCCAACTCATGTTATTATTTGGGGATTTGTCAGTGGTGGAGTAGGAAGAAGTTTACTCGTAGGTTCATTGGTAACTATTATTTCTCTCTTTTTTGTTCCGCTTAATGTCTTTTCGTGGGGCATTGTTATTGTGACTTTATTGATGACAGCAATTCTATTTTCATTAGCTGGTTTGATTAATGGTATTTTTGCTCAAAGTTATGATGATGTTTCAATTGTTCCAACATTTGTATTACAACCTTTGACTTATCTTGGGGGAGTTTTCTATTCTATTTCAATGCTCCCACCAGTTTGGCAAGCTGTTTCAAAAGTAAACCCAATTGTTTATATGATTTCAGGATTTAGATATGGCTTTTTAGGAACGGAAGACGTGCCATTAGGTATTTCATTAACCATTATTATTGGATTTATTATTGTTCTTTACAGTGTTTGTTGGTACTTAATCAATAAAGGTCGAGGACTTAGAAGTTAA
- a CDS encoding ABC transporter ATP-binding protein: MANALEIKGLKKVYSTGVEALKGIDLAVEEGDFYALLGPNGAGKSTTIGIITSLVNKTSGQVKVFDYDLDKDLVRAKQQIGLVPQEFNFNPFETVQQIVVNQAGYYGVSRKEAIKRSEKYLKQSDLWEKRDVRARMLSGGMKRRLMIARALMHEPKLLILDEPTAGVDIELRREMWSFLRELNEQGTTIILTTHYLEEAEMLCRNIGIIQAGELIENTSMKTLLSKLQYETFIFDLEPYEKQPEIVGYKTQWDDELTLEVEVERNQGINKVFEQFSDQGVKVLSMRNKSNRLEELFLKITEENQPVVEVANV, from the coding sequence ATGGCAAATGCGCTAGAAATAAAAGGGTTAAAAAAAGTATATAGCACAGGAGTAGAAGCTCTAAAAGGAATCGATTTAGCTGTAGAAGAAGGTGATTTTTATGCTTTATTAGGACCTAATGGAGCAGGTAAGTCTACAACGATAGGAATCATTACTTCTTTAGTTAATAAAACATCAGGGCAAGTAAAAGTATTTGATTACGATTTGGATAAAGATTTAGTAAGAGCCAAACAACAAATTGGATTAGTTCCTCAAGAGTTTAACTTCAATCCTTTTGAAACAGTTCAACAAATTGTAGTGAACCAAGCAGGCTACTATGGCGTTTCCAGAAAAGAAGCGATTAAAAGAAGTGAAAAATATTTGAAACAATCTGACCTGTGGGAAAAACGCGATGTTCGAGCGAGAATGCTTTCTGGTGGAATGAAGCGCAGATTAATGATTGCAAGAGCACTTATGCATGAACCTAAATTACTTATTTTAGATGAGCCAACAGCAGGAGTTGATATTGAATTACGTCGTGAAATGTGGTCATTTTTAAGAGAATTAAATGAGCAAGGAACAACAATTATCCTGACAACTCATTACCTAGAAGAAGCAGAAATGCTATGTCGTAATATAGGCATTATCCAAGCAGGAGAGTTGATTGAAAATACGAGTATGAAAACTTTATTATCGAAATTACAATATGAAACCTTCATTTTTGATTTGGAGCCTTACGAAAAGCAACCTGAAATTGTAGGGTACAAAACACAGTGGGATGATGAGTTAACTCTTGAAGTAGAAGTTGAAAGAAACCAAGGTATTAATAAAGTGTTCGAACAATTTAGTGACCAAGGAGTCAAAGTTCTTTCAATGCGTAATAAATCGAACCGTTTAGAAGAGTTGTTCCTTAAAATCACTGAAGAAAATCAACCTGTCGTGGAGGTAGCCAATGTTTAG
- a CDS encoding DMT family transporter → MKKYIGILGLLTVAVIWGTGFVATAVALDNYTPFQILAIRFTVAFLILLGMNITKIKTISKKSFKRGSLLGVFLFLAFAFQTVGLQFTTPSKNAFLTAVNVIIVPFLGFLIFKKKVPIKGVVGSFVTLIGIALLSLTSSLGGINLGDMLTLVCAVFFALQIFVTDFFVDEEETWVLMLLQMGSAAALSWLTIFITGEGLPSIKMETVFPVLYLGIASTLIAYFLQTASQKYTTSSQAAVILSTEAFFGMLGSVLLLGEKVSINMLIGSIFIFIGILIVELDIPQFAKKQG, encoded by the coding sequence ATGAAAAAGTATATTGGTATTTTAGGGTTACTGACTGTTGCCGTCATTTGGGGTACTGGATTTGTTGCAACTGCTGTCGCATTAGACAATTACACACCGTTTCAAATATTAGCTATCAGATTCACTGTTGCCTTTTTGATTCTTTTAGGAATGAACATAACCAAGATAAAAACAATTTCCAAGAAATCTTTTAAAAGAGGTTCTTTGCTAGGTGTTTTCTTATTTTTAGCCTTTGCTTTTCAGACAGTCGGGTTGCAATTCACAACACCTTCTAAAAATGCTTTTCTAACAGCAGTTAATGTTATTATTGTGCCGTTTCTAGGCTTTTTAATTTTTAAGAAAAAAGTTCCTATTAAGGGAGTTGTTGGTAGTTTTGTGACTTTAATAGGTATTGCTCTTCTCTCATTAACCAGTTCTTTAGGTGGTATTAACCTAGGTGATATGCTGACTTTAGTTTGTGCGGTGTTTTTCGCCTTACAAATTTTTGTGACAGACTTCTTTGTAGATGAGGAAGAAACTTGGGTGTTAATGCTCCTTCAAATGGGAAGTGCAGCTGCTCTGTCTTGGCTGACGATTTTTATCACAGGAGAAGGATTACCTTCTATCAAAATGGAGACGGTCTTTCCAGTTCTCTACTTAGGGATAGCTAGTACTTTGATTGCCTATTTCTTACAAACAGCTTCTCAAAAGTATACAACCAGTTCTCAGGCAGCTGTCATTCTATCAACTGAAGCTTTTTTTGGAATGTTGGGTTCAGTTCTGCTTTTAGGAGAGAAAGTCTCTATTAATATGTTAATAGGTTCTATATTTATTTTTATAGGAATTTTGATTGTGGAGTTAGATATCCCGCAATTTGCTAAAAAACAAGGTTAG
- a CDS encoding ArsR/SmtB family transcription factor: MNYEEISKVLKAMADPNRIKIIDLLSNGTLCACEVLKHFEFTQPTLSHHMKVLEKANIVSVDKQGKWYHYTLRDEFVTEFMKNMHVLLDKELK, encoded by the coding sequence ATGAATTATGAAGAAATATCAAAAGTTTTGAAAGCTATGGCAGATCCCAATAGAATCAAAATCATTGATTTATTATCCAATGGGACGCTTTGTGCCTGTGAGGTTTTAAAACATTTTGAGTTTACACAACCGACACTTTCTCATCACATGAAAGTTTTGGAAAAAGCAAATATCGTTTCAGTCGATAAACAAGGAAAGTGGTATCACTATACTTTAAGAGATGAATTTGTGACAGAATTTATGAAAAATATGCATGTTTTACTAGATAAGGAGTTAAAATAA